A window of Ipomoea triloba cultivar NCNSP0323 chromosome 2, ASM357664v1 contains these coding sequences:
- the LOC116010973 gene encoding receptor-like protein 13: MANIRKGWKQEYENVEEKESDGDEEIVWEEEKPCGDTIELAYESCVDNFSNSYDSNSSNPCENNSSVSLKDNDDLESFTFDDNALINENDDKLHEMVCGDDDVHDDANVCELNDVEFLKFFDDCIDDAMYVHEFLGEVEEEMDGSERDVLLNSDEERENEKREIMVEGVENENDVLESFTFGDESLSNELANDLHEMLCGDDDMNIEVSLCDLIDIELVNFHDNCLNDALYIHDLIGKDRSEESMTIEKKNEEENFENKKVLFEEVHGKIIEEEKEKTRDESVKEEVEYKCMFLGLCIVFVLQWSGNECCVEEERTALHEIKDFFINAVDDYPEFDSYILPSWVDDSDCCNWEQVVCNPITGRVRELTLYGLVDGPPQYCLNMSLFSPFKELINLVISGNAFSCCVHNYELNKLTHLKSLEALNLEGNYFIGNDILGCLSAVTELRSLILSANSFDSFSVLQELSNLTNLESLDLNGNLFTGSLTTQDQESLLKLKKLKHLDLSVNFLHKKGILKSLCNLVALTFLSLESNEIEGTLSNDDVGCLKNIKFLNLGNNQLNDTIPVQAFTSLKNLKVLDLSFNGFVGSIPQAIGNLSALVALSLRKNNLTGILHGQEFCKLKNLEELDLSDNSLEGFLPPCFCNMTSLRLVDLSSNQFRGDFSFIFPSLRSLEYIRLGDNHFHTKFSFSLLANHSKVKLIELLNNDKLEVDTEDSNWIPKFQLEILVLPDCNLNKQSQKVPTFLAYQSMLKVLDLSHNNLRGGFPNWVVKNNTELLVFNLRNNSLEGSMHLQPHLNSSIVRMDVSDNQLDGKLHEDVGRMFPQITYLNLTKNYFEGFVPSSFCNMSQLILLDLSINYFDGEIPKEMVSGCLHNLAILTLSSNRFRGQIFSTSFNMTRLKVLSLEDNQFSGHISNAINRNALIFLDASNNLFSGKVNNWVGNMTNLNILFIRNNSLKGQLPCLIVSHLYLLDISHNSLSGPLPSCPSLLQHVLIQSNIFTGPIPETLLNSSTLVTLDIRDNNLSGNLPGKIGAENLRILLLGGNQLSGPFPSQLCWLQKLNLIDLSHNRLSGQIPRCINNVTFGKSRLVDNFKEFGENIWDLDKVVIYGNILVKVYEISTNDSRYDEVIINFVTKSRSNSYKGDILNLMSGLDLSCNNFTSEIPFELGELTWIHTLNLSHNQIKGYIPVTFSRLRQLESLDLSYNNLTGKIPPELIDLNFLAFFSVAHNNLSGRIPEMKGQFATFDKSSYEGNPYLCGVLLAKKCNQIIESPSSPTPSLEFTSETKWYEMDMLVFWVAFVVAFIIFFLGVVISFHLIGNLNALYHYKEFMLY; this comes from the exons atGGCCAATATTAGGAAAGGGTGGAAGCAAGAATATGAGAATGTTGAGGAAAAGGAGAGTGATGGTGATGAGGAGATAGTGTGGGAAGAGGAAAAGCCGTGTGGTGACACCATTGAGCTTGCATATG AGTCATGTGTGGATAATTTCTCTAATTCTTATGATAGCAACTCTTCCAATCCTTGTGAAAACAATTCTTCCGTTTCTTTAAAAGATAATGATGACCTTGAATCTTTCACATTTGATGATAATGCTTTGATTAATGAGAATGATGATAAATTGCATGAGATGGtatgtggtgatgatgatgtgcATGATGATGCGAATGTGTGTGAATTGAATGATGTTGAGTTCTTGAAATTCTTTGATGATTGTATTGATGATGCTATGTATGttcatgaatttcttggagAAGTTGAGGAGGAAATGGATGGAAGTGAAAGGGATGTTTTGTTGAATAGTGATGAAGAGAGGGAGAATGAGAAACGAGAAATAATGGTAGAAGGGGTTGAAAATGAGAATGATGTTCTTGAGTCTTTTACTTTTGGTGATGAATCTTTGTCAAATGAGCTTGCTAATGATTTGCATGAGATGCtttgtggtgatgatgatatgaATATCGAGGTTAGCTTGTGTGATCTAATTGATATTGAATTGGTGAACTTCCATGATAATTGCCTTAATGATGctttatatattcatgatttgattGGTAAAGATCGGAGTGAAGAGAGTATGActatagaaaagaaaaatgaagaagaaaattttgaaaataagaagGTGTTGTTTGAGGAAGTTCATGGCAAAATCATAGAAGAGGAGAAGGAAAAGACAAGAGATGAGAGTGTAAAGGAGGAAGTTGAGTAtaaa TGTATGTTTTTGGGGTTGTGTATTGTATTTGTTTTACAATGGAGCGGTAATGAATGCTGTGTGGAAGAGGAAAGAACAGCTTTGCATGAAATCAAAGATTTCTTCATTAATGCAGTAGACGATTATCCAGAATTTGATTCTTATATACTACCGTCTTGGGTAGATGATAGTGATTGCTGTAACTGGGAGCAGGTTGTCTGCAATCCCATCACGGGTCGTGTTCGGGAGCTTACTCTATACGGCCTTGTTGATGGCCCTCCACAGTATTGTCTCAATATGTCTCTATTCAGTCCTTTCAAGGAACTGATAAATTTAGTGATATCTGGAAATGCTTTTAGTTGTTGCGTTCACAACTATG AGCTTAacaagttgacccatttgaagAGTTTGGAGGCTTTGAACCTTGAAGGAAATTATTTTATTGGAAATGATATCTTGGGGTGCCTTAGTGCCGTGACAGAGCTCAGATCGTTGATTCTTAGTGCCAATTCATTTGATTCCTTTTCAGTTCTACAAG AGCTATCTAATTTGACAAATTTGGAATCCTTGGATCTTAACGGCAACCTATTCACCGGGTCTCTCACAACACAAG ATCAGGAAAGCCTTTTAAAGTTAAAGAAGCTAAAGCACTTAGATTTAAGTGTAAATTTTCTCCATAAGAAGGGCATTCTAAAGTCTCTTTGCAATCTTGTGGCGCTTACATTCTTATCATTAGAGTCAAATGAAATAGAAGGAACACTTTCCAATGATG ATGTGGGATGTCTAAAGAATATCAAATTCTTGAACCTAGGAAATAATCAACTGAATGACACAATACCAGTTCAAG CTTTTACTTCGCTCAAGAATTTAAAGGTCCTTGACTTGAGTTTTAATGGGTTCGTGGGGAGCATTCCTCAAGCTATTGGAAACTTGTCTGCTTTGGTTGCGCTGTCACTAAGGAAGAACAATCTCACAGGAATTCTGCATGGTCAAG AGTTTTGTAAGCTTAAAAACCTTGAGGAGTTGGATCTCAGTGATAATAGCTTGGAAGGATTTCTTCCTCCATGCTTTTGCAACATGACCTCCCTTAGGCTAGTAGACCTTTCTTCAAATCAATTTAGGGGagacttttcttttatttttcctagCCTTAGATCTCTAGAGTACATTAGGCTTGGTGATAATCATTTTCACACTAAATTCTCATTTAGCTTGTTAGCCAATCACTCTAAGGTCAAACTTATCGAATTACTCAACAATGATAAATTAGAGGTGGACACTGAAGATTCAAATTGGATCCCTAAGTTTCAATTGGAAATCCTCGTATTACCCGACTGTAACCTTAACAAGCAGAGTCAAAAGGTTCCGACTTTTCTTGCATATCAAAGCATGCTAAAGGTACTTGATCTCTCCCACAACAATTTGAGAGGAGGCTTTCCTAATTGGGTAGTTAAGAACAATACAGAACTTTTGGTTTTCAACCTAAGGAATAACTCTCTCGAGGGATCAATGCATCTTCAACCGCATCTTAATTCAAGTATTGTTCGAATGGATGTATCTGACAATCAACTTGATGGAAAGCTTCACGAGGATGTGGGAAGAATGTTTCCACAAATAACTTACCTAAATCTAACCAAAAATTACTTTGAAGGATTTGTTCCATCCTCCTTTTGTAATATGAGTCAATTAATTTTGCTCGATTTGTCCATCAACTACTTTGATGGAGAAATCCCCAAGGAAATGGTTTCGGGATGCCTCCATAATTTGGCTATACTGACTCTATCCTCTAATAGATTTCGTGGGCAAATATTCTCGACCAGCTTCAACATGACCAGATTAAAGGTATTGAGCTTGGAAGACAACCAATTTTCAGGACACATCTCAAATGCAATCAATAGAAATGCTTTGATATTTTTGGATGCAAGCAATAATCTTTTTTCTGGTAAAGTGAACAATTGGGTAGGTAACATGACGAATCTTAACATCCTCTTCATTCGAAATAACTCTCTCAAGGGCCAGTTGCCTTGCTTAATAGTTTCACATCTATACCTTCTTGATATTTCCCATAACTCACTTTCAGGACCATTGCCATCTTGTCCATCTCTACTTCAACATGTCCTTATCCAATCAAACATATTCACTGGACCCATACCAGAAACTCTATTAAATTCCTCAACTCTAGTGACGTTGGATATTAGAGATAACAATTTATCAGGAAATCTTCCTGGTAAAATTGGTGCAGAGAACTTGAGGATTCTTCTATTGGGTGGCAATCAATTGAGTGGTCCATTTCCAAGCCAGTTGTGTTGGTTACAAAAACTAAACTTGATTGATCTTTCACATAACCGCTTATCTGGTCAAATACCCCGATGCATCAATAATGTGACATTTGGAAAATCAAGGTTGGTTGACAATTTTAAAGAATTTGGTGAAAACATATGGGATCTTGATAAAGTTGTTATATATGGAAACATCTTAGTTAAAGTGTATGAGATAAGCACAAATGATAGTAGATATGATGAAGTGATAATAAACTTTGTTACGAAAAGCAGGTCCAACTCATACAAGGGTGACATCTTGAACTTAATGTCTGGATTGGATTTATCATGCAACAACTTTACAAGTGAAATCCCGTTTGAACTAGGTGAACTCACTTGGATTCATACATTGAATTTGTCTCATAACCAAATCAAAGGTTATATTCCCGTAACATTCTCAAGATTGAGACAGTTGGAGAGCTTAGATCTTTCTTATAACAATCTAACTGGAAAAATTCCTCCAGAATTGATTGATTTGAATTTTCTTGCTTTTTTCTCTGTGGCACATAACAACTTGTCTGGTAGAATTCCTGAGATGAAAGGACAGTTTGCAACATTTGACAAGAGCAGCTATGAAGGGAATCCATATCTTTGTGGTGTGCTACTAGCTAAGAAATGCAACCAGATAATTGAGTCCCCAAGCTCTCCAACACCGAGCTTAGAATTTACAAGTGAAACAAAATGGTACGAAATGGACATGTTGGTTTTCTGGGTAGCTTTTGTAGTTGCTTTCATCATTTTCTTTCTAGGAGTGGTAATTTCATT TCATTTAATTGGGAACTTGAATGCATTGTACCATTACAAAGAATTCATGTTGTATTGA